In [Leptolyngbya] sp. PCC 7376, a genomic segment contains:
- a CDS encoding IS630 family transposase: MQQARYDFWQKMQATLAKNLIFIDESGVNLAMTRLRARSEKGKRAYSPKSSKRGKNVSLIGALGFKGMVANYHLLGSTDGLTFEAFISQKLIPNLWAGACVVMDNCSIHLGESVRTMIEAVGAKLIYLPPYSPDFSPIENCWSKLKSTLKSIGARTYLALDKAIEVAFSKITLDDIRCWFTHCCYCTSLD, encoded by the coding sequence GTGCAACAAGCCAGATATGATTTTTGGCAGAAAATGCAAGCGACTCTAGCGAAAAACTTGATTTTTATCGATGAATCGGGCGTGAACTTAGCCATGACAAGACTGAGGGCACGTTCTGAGAAAGGGAAACGAGCTTATAGTCCGAAATCCAGTAAACGAGGCAAGAATGTTTCTTTGATTGGAGCATTAGGCTTCAAGGGAATGGTCGCTAATTATCATCTGCTGGGGAGTACGGATGGATTAACCTTTGAAGCATTCATCAGCCAGAAGTTAATACCAAACTTATGGGCGGGAGCATGTGTGGTGATGGATAACTGTTCGATTCATTTAGGAGAGTCAGTACGCACAATGATTGAGGCCGTGGGAGCTAAGTTGATTTACCTTCCTCCCTATTCTCCAGATTTTTCACCCATTGAAAATTGCTGGTCAAAGTTGAAAAGTACCTTGAAAAGTATCGGGGCAAGAACTTATCTAGCTCTAGACAAGGCAATTGAGGTAGCTTTTTCCAAGATTACCCTTGATGATATTCGATGCTGGTTTACACATTGCTGCTATTGCACCTCACTCGACTAG
- a CDS encoding transposase produces MTGEEESSILPKAYSLDLRQKIVDAYERGGVSQSSLARQFGVAKSFVQKLLDQKRLTGSIAPKKRSQQTPPKLNEEHQTILRQLLTKKNDATLAELCDEMEKRTGLRVANSTMHRTLRRMGYSLKKNILSRP; encoded by the coding sequence TTGACTGGTGAGGAAGAAAGTAGCATCTTGCCGAAAGCCTACTCATTAGACTTAAGACAGAAAATAGTGGATGCCTACGAAAGGGGTGGTGTGAGTCAAAGTAGTCTTGCCCGACAATTTGGAGTGGCGAAAAGTTTTGTACAAAAGCTCCTCGACCAAAAACGACTGACAGGGTCGATTGCTCCGAAAAAACGAAGCCAACAAACACCTCCCAAATTAAACGAAGAGCATCAAACAATATTGCGCCAGTTGCTCACCAAGAAAAACGATGCGACGCTAGCGGAACTATGTGATGAGATGGAGAAACGCACTGGTCTCCGTGTGGCCAATAGCACCATGCATCGCACCTTAAGAAGAATGGGATATAGCCTCAAAAAAAACATTCTATCCAGACCTTAA